A genome region from Dolichospermum compactum NIES-806 includes the following:
- a CDS encoding CHAT domain-containing tetratricopeptide repeat protein yields the protein MLYRLKSFSLVTLVLSLSFPVSVAESRTKEIIPTTLTAQTETTEPRKDEALGLNNSSFLNHNSRINQVLAQKPNNQKTQAEKLLQKGEELLFNEQSQAALQSFQQALKIYRRINNSLGAGESIRLIGTAYYDLKDEKKAMTYYKRALQIAETIKNRELKGKTLLALGRLYSQKEPKRAISYYEEALKIAKAINNFDLQARVNFNLGREYQIALGKNDRADKYYRESTINAQKSKNHDTKVWVLFNLGSIYLSRNAVTGINLLEQALVIVRQNSNSTAEKQILRKYEPSLLIALGMGYRVLSSANGLNKDPEALIQINKGIQYYEEAVAVAKETGSIIKQGEALVEIANIYNGTEPSKALAALEQAAKIFQQENNTNKLQATLYTLGNVYQQIGQLEKSLTYYQQALAVVEKVVTQSPLDIVSKNWDQAFIFSRIALVYTSLSKYEKSIEFAQQSVDIWILTFKYIEGLKPDQKNSPFQKFYVDNIKRFIRGGYLSIAVNYSLLGQQDQVRKNIQLGEAYSDSSSDSSSDSSSDSKDQNLKSALDNLELWRSWKGFGGFSVSQVEAQALAQVGIAYAELGNNDLASKYFQQAIELSENFPATQANIFFGIGLFYTKQGQYDLAISFHEKALAPAQKVNNKVLQAFILHEIGINNFDIGNLPKAVVALYEAITIYESVRIDLTDKSQISIFELQSTTYTILQKSLIAQNRFQEALEVAERGRARAFVNLLTSRISGKQVNQLNVQPPTIEKIQKIAREQNATIVEYTIAHQSGRQSYPKTWNPSEMYIWVVKPTGEITFKQVDLTTLKTPLVDIVKNSRISLGAGGRGIKVEPTGEEVQKENLQTLHKILIDPIASLLPTNSDEKVIFIPHDSLFLVPFVALQDQDGKYLIEKHTILTAPAIQVLDLTDQQRQKVRGKDILVMGNPIMPKVGDPPVQLDPLKGAEKETLAIAKFFQDQLFKTKAITGKDATKAAFKQKLSSARIIHLATHGLLADTNKSIPTAIALAPTENDDGLLTPGEIVDLSINAELVVLSACDTGRGAITGDGVVGLSRAFITAGAPSVIVSLWAVPDAPTAELMTEFYQQWQQNPDKAVALRNAMLKTMKKRPAPVNWAAFTLIGESK from the coding sequence ATGCTTTACCGTCTTAAATCTTTTTCTCTTGTGACTTTGGTGCTTTCCCTGTCTTTCCCTGTCAGTGTTGCTGAATCAAGGACAAAGGAAATTATACCAACTACCTTGACTGCACAAACAGAAACTACAGAACCACGCAAAGATGAAGCGTTGGGGCTGAATAACTCCAGCTTTCTGAACCACAACTCAAGAATTAACCAGGTATTGGCACAAAAACCAAATAATCAAAAAACTCAAGCAGAAAAACTGCTGCAAAAAGGTGAAGAACTGCTGTTTAATGAGCAATCTCAAGCTGCTTTGCAAAGTTTTCAACAGGCATTGAAGATTTATCGCCGAATTAATAACTCCCTGGGAGCAGGTGAGTCAATTAGATTAATTGGTACAGCTTACTATGATTTGAAAGATGAAAAGAAGGCAATGACTTACTATAAACGGGCATTGCAAATCGCTGAAACTATCAAAAATCGTGAATTAAAAGGAAAAACATTACTTGCATTAGGAAGATTGTATTCTCAAAAAGAACCTAAACGCGCTATTTCCTACTATGAAGAAGCTTTAAAAATTGCCAAAGCTATTAATAATTTTGACTTGCAAGCAAGAGTCAATTTCAATTTGGGTAGAGAGTATCAAATAGCTTTAGGAAAAAATGATCGCGCTGATAAATACTATAGAGAAAGTACCATAAATGCACAAAAAAGTAAAAACCATGATACAAAAGTATGGGTACTATTCAATCTAGGTTCTATTTACCTGTCGAGGAATGCAGTCACAGGAATAAATTTATTAGAACAAGCTTTGGTAATTGTCAGACAGAATAGTAATTCTACAGCAGAAAAGCAGATCCTTCGCAAATACGAACCCTCTCTTCTTATTGCACTTGGCATGGGTTATCGTGTTCTTAGTTCAGCTAACGGACTAAACAAAGATCCAGAAGCACTTATTCAAATCAACAAAGGAATTCAGTATTATGAAGAAGCTGTCGCAGTTGCCAAGGAGACAGGGTCAATTATTAAACAAGGAGAAGCGTTAGTTGAAATTGCCAATATCTACAATGGGACTGAACCATCAAAAGCATTAGCAGCACTGGAGCAAGCTGCAAAAATATTCCAACAGGAGAATAATACTAACAAACTTCAAGCTACCTTGTATACTTTGGGTAACGTTTATCAACAAATAGGACAATTAGAAAAATCTCTAACATACTATCAGCAAGCTTTAGCTGTTGTAGAGAAAGTAGTTACTCAATCTCCTCTAGATATTGTAAGCAAAAATTGGGATCAAGCATTTATTTTTTCTCGTATCGCCCTTGTATATACGAGTCTTAGTAAGTATGAAAAATCAATTGAATTTGCTCAACAATCGGTAGATATTTGGATCTTAACTTTTAAATATATTGAGGGTCTGAAACCAGATCAAAAAAATAGCCCTTTTCAAAAGTTTTATGTTGATAATATCAAACGTTTCATTAGAGGAGGCTATCTTAGTATAGCAGTAAATTATAGCCTTTTAGGGCAACAAGATCAAGTACGAAAAAATATCCAGTTAGGAGAAGCATATTCTGATTCTAGTTCTGATTCTAGTTCTGATTCTAGTTCTGATTCTAAAGACCAGAATTTAAAATCTGCATTAGATAATTTAGAACTGTGGAGATCGTGGAAAGGATTTGGTGGATTCAGTGTCAGTCAAGTAGAAGCACAAGCCTTAGCACAGGTTGGTATTGCTTATGCTGAACTTGGAAACAATGATCTGGCATCGAAATATTTTCAACAAGCAATTGAATTATCTGAAAATTTTCCTGCAACTCAAGCAAATATATTTTTTGGCATTGGGTTATTCTATACAAAACAAGGTCAATATGATTTAGCCATAAGTTTTCATGAAAAAGCATTAGCACCTGCCCAAAAAGTTAACAACAAAGTATTACAAGCATTTATTTTACATGAAATTGGCATAAATAATTTCGATATAGGCAATCTACCTAAAGCGGTGGTTGCTTTATATGAAGCTATTACAATTTATGAATCTGTGCGGATTGACTTAACAGATAAAAGCCAAATTTCTATTTTTGAATTGCAATCTACAACTTACACTATATTACAAAAAAGTTTAATTGCTCAAAATAGGTTTCAAGAAGCATTAGAAGTAGCTGAACGTGGTAGGGCGAGAGCATTTGTAAATCTATTAACATCACGCATTTCAGGGAAGCAGGTTAATCAGTTAAATGTTCAACCACCAACCATTGAAAAAATCCAGAAAATTGCCAGAGAGCAAAATGCGACAATTGTAGAATACACAATTGCTCATCAATCAGGAAGGCAAAGTTATCCAAAAACTTGGAATCCATCTGAGATGTATATCTGGGTAGTTAAACCAACAGGGGAAATTACCTTTAAACAAGTAGACCTGACAACATTAAAAACACCACTTGTTGATATTGTAAAAAATAGCCGTATTTCTCTGGGTGCTGGAGGACGGGGAATTAAAGTAGAACCTACAGGTGAGGAAGTTCAAAAAGAGAATTTACAAACCCTACATAAAATATTAATTGATCCTATTGCTTCTCTTCTGCCTACTAACTCAGATGAAAAAGTAATTTTTATTCCTCATGATTCGCTGTTTTTAGTTCCTTTTGTGGCACTGCAAGATCAAGATGGTAAATATTTAATTGAAAAACATACTATCTTAACTGCGCCAGCAATTCAAGTTTTAGATTTAACAGATCAACAACGGCAAAAAGTCCGGGGTAAAGATATCTTAGTTATGGGTAATCCTATTATGCCAAAAGTGGGAGATCCTCCTGTACAACTTGACCCCCTTAAAGGTGCAGAAAAGGAAACTTTGGCAATTGCTAAATTCTTCCAAGATCAATTATTTAAAACTAAAGCTATCACTGGGAAAGATGCCACAAAAGCTGCTTTCAAACAAAAATTATCATCTGCCAGAATTATTCATCTAGCAACACATGGACTTTTAGCTGATACTAATAAAAGTATCCCTACCGCCATAGCCCTTGCACCTACTGAAAACGATGATGGTTTACTCACTCCTGGGGAAATTGTTGATTTATCTATTAATGCTGAATTGGTGGTTTTAAGTGCTTGTGATACTGGTAGAGGTGCAATTACTGGTGATGGTGTTGTTGGCTTATCTCGTGCTTTCATTACTGCTGGTGCGCCGAGTGTAATTGTCTCTTTGTGGGCTGTTCCAGATGCACCTACAGCAGAATTAATGACTGAGTTTTATCAACAATGGCAACAAAATCCTGATAAGGCTGTGGCTTTAAGAAATGCTATGCTCAAAACTATGAAAAAAAGACCTGCTCCAGTAAATTGGGCGGCTTTTACTTTAATTGGTGAGTCTAAGTAA
- a CDS encoding CHASE2 domain-containing protein, whose amino-acid sequence MMNFTAFYLTIQQVEQVCLFQLSWGQGQNLSVDVAYPENLTTLYQEWQNIYLSFYNTALRGKVANMGSLAAPPIDWHARLVQAEAQFLSAFHYWLRSAELFDIRKQIAQVSKQNQTPYLDIFIACITPDLAKLPWEVWEIGTEFALASSQIRIVRTATNRRGTVINTQGKYPSKARILVILGDDTGLNFESEKQAIASLKDYADVKFIGWQPNKNIDDLKTEIVQTISSQNGWDILFFAGHSNQTNLTGGELGIAPGVALSISELEPALITAKDRGLQCAIFNSCNGLSIADKLIDLGISQVAVMREPIHNQVAEVFLPRFLQALSEYKDVHESLISAAQYLKVEKNFTYPSAYLIPSLFRHPGADLFRLQPAFMNEGIKKLIPNRREIIVLSVLLIISLLLPVQQFLLQRRVLLQAIYRQLTGQVATVASPPVLLVEIDEDSIRKAKISNPKPIERKYLASLIDRLTANQAKIIGIDYLLDRHQGESDRILANSIKTAVKSAKPTLFVFAGTANQDGQWLRVLPNIANLNWSLEGEIEILPGYMQLLPDHNSQYNNSQSSDPDFSKLLNPGATSISSFSGLLTLGYQLQQSSDAPQPKLDSQEDFFQQINNSPDRKVQDRSHSQTITRFSYSLHQMWMHPIIDFSISPQSVYQNIPAWRLLENQNIPKNLQNLQDIIVIIAPGGYEEAGLNYDGEDNFLISKFPAIKYWRDQENPINQSQILTGGEYHAYMVHHLRTNRLVIPIPDFWMIGIAILIGKSLSLYLLPRKKSNQPQSLIIITIVTGIYGLISLQLYISATAILLPWLLPSVTLWFYILSAILEKKSDE is encoded by the coding sequence ATGATGAATTTCACAGCTTTTTATCTCACAATTCAACAGGTTGAACAAGTATGTTTATTTCAATTATCTTGGGGTCAAGGACAAAATTTGAGTGTTGATGTCGCCTATCCAGAAAATCTAACTACACTATACCAAGAATGGCAAAATATTTATCTGAGTTTTTATAATACAGCACTGCGGGGAAAAGTTGCAAATATGGGTAGTCTCGCTGCTCCTCCCATTGATTGGCACGCTCGATTAGTACAGGCTGAAGCACAATTTTTATCTGCATTTCATTACTGGTTACGCAGTGCCGAATTATTTGATATTCGTAAACAAATTGCTCAAGTTAGTAAACAAAATCAAACCCCATATCTTGATATTTTTATCGCTTGCATTACTCCAGATTTAGCCAAGTTGCCTTGGGAAGTATGGGAAATTGGTACAGAATTTGCTTTAGCTTCTAGTCAGATTCGCATTGTCCGCACTGCTACAAATCGTCGAGGAACGGTGATAAATACTCAAGGTAAATATCCAAGTAAAGCTAGAATTTTAGTGATTTTAGGAGATGATACAGGTTTAAATTTTGAATCGGAAAAACAAGCTATTGCATCTTTAAAAGATTATGCAGATGTTAAATTTATCGGTTGGCAACCTAACAAGAATATTGATGACTTAAAAACTGAAATCGTCCAAACTATTTCTTCCCAAAATGGCTGGGATATTTTATTTTTTGCAGGACACAGTAATCAAACTAATTTGACTGGTGGTGAATTAGGTATTGCTCCTGGTGTAGCTTTATCAATTTCTGAACTTGAACCGGCTTTAATTACTGCTAAAGATAGAGGATTACAATGTGCTATTTTCAATTCTTGTAATGGTTTGAGTATTGCTGATAAATTAATTGATTTGGGTATCAGTCAAGTTGCGGTAATGCGTGAACCTATTCATAATCAAGTAGCAGAAGTATTTTTACCCCGCTTTTTGCAAGCTTTGTCTGAATATAAAGATGTTCATGAATCGTTGATTTCAGCAGCACAATATTTAAAAGTAGAAAAGAATTTTACTTATCCCAGTGCATATTTGATTCCTTCGTTATTTCGGCATCCAGGAGCAGATTTATTTCGTCTTCAACCTGCTTTTATGAATGAAGGAATTAAAAAGTTAATTCCTAATCGTCGAGAAATAATTGTACTTTCAGTTTTATTGATTATTAGCTTGCTGTTACCAGTTCAACAATTTTTATTACAGCGTCGAGTATTATTACAAGCTATCTATCGTCAACTTACAGGACAAGTTGCAACTGTAGCAAGTCCCCCAGTTTTATTGGTAGAGATTGATGAAGATTCCATTAGAAAGGCTAAAATTTCTAACCCTAAACCGATTGAGCGTAAGTATTTAGCAAGTTTAATTGATAGGTTAACGGCTAATCAAGCCAAAATAATTGGTATTGATTATTTATTAGATAGACATCAAGGAGAAAGCGATCGCATTCTTGCTAACTCTATCAAAACTGCTGTAAAATCAGCAAAACCGACATTGTTTGTTTTTGCTGGAACTGCAAATCAAGATGGTCAATGGTTACGGGTATTACCTAATATTGCTAATCTTAATTGGAGTCTAGAAGGTGAAATTGAGATTTTACCTGGATATATGCAACTATTACCTGATCATAATTCTCAGTATAATAATTCTCAGTCTTCAGACCCAGATTTTTCTAAGTTATTAAATCCTGGTGCTACTTCAATTTCGAGTTTTTCAGGTTTATTAACACTTGGATATCAGTTACAACAATCTTCTGATGCACCACAACCAAAATTAGACAGTCAAGAGGATTTTTTTCAACAAATAAACAATTCTCCAGATCGTAAAGTGCAAGATAGATCCCATTCTCAAACGATTACAAGGTTCAGTTACTCACTGCATCAAATGTGGATGCACCCAATTATTGATTTTTCTATTTCTCCTCAATCAGTATATCAAAATATTCCCGCTTGGCGATTATTGGAGAATCAAAATATTCCTAAAAATCTCCAAAATTTACAAGATATCATAGTCATTATTGCACCGGGAGGATATGAAGAAGCTGGATTAAATTATGACGGTGAAGATAATTTTTTAATATCAAAGTTTCCAGCTATTAAATATTGGCGTGATCAAGAAAATCCCATTAATCAAAGCCAAATATTAACAGGTGGTGAATATCATGCCTATATGGTACATCATTTACGTACTAACAGATTAGTTATTCCCATTCCTGATTTTTGGATGATTGGGATAGCTATATTAATAGGCAAAAGTTTAAGTTTATATTTATTACCCAGAAAAAAATCTAATCAACCGCAATCTTTAATCATAATCACCATAGTTACAGGTATTTATGGTTTAATAAGTTTACAATTATACATTTCTGCAACTGCAATTTTATTACCTTGGTTGTTACCTTCTGTAACATTGTGGTTTTACATTCTATCTGCGATTTTGGAGAAAAAATCTGATGAATAA
- a CDS encoding DUF4249 domain-containing protein, with protein sequence MNKSFLSRVILSSLAFSTLAILPNQAVIAQKNPQKPAPFWSNISQLLFSNKPPVKPRKGGSRPTDSICIISPDASSETRIIWSDRPLFLWHGKIKKIKVTDISNNTVIFSENVENTQQYTYTGQPLQPGQTYELDIFLGESRATFVKFQIMESEERNSITAALKTLENKLQAKKSHHEAIAFAKANYFTKLGLWSDVLQQAYSVQKPSLELDRMLKKIPQQLCKQPKSDRL encoded by the coding sequence ATGAATAAATCTTTTTTATCTAGGGTAATTTTATCATCTCTAGCTTTCAGCACTTTGGCTATCTTACCTAATCAAGCGGTTATTGCCCAGAAAAATCCTCAGAAACCTGCTCCATTTTGGAGTAATATTTCTCAACTGCTATTTTCTAATAAACCACCTGTAAAACCACGTAAAGGAGGTAGTCGTCCTACAGACTCTATCTGCATAATTTCCCCAGATGCTTCTTCTGAAACTAGAATTATTTGGAGCGATCGCCCTTTATTTCTTTGGCATGGTAAAATCAAAAAAATAAAGGTCACTGACATAAGTAATAATACTGTTATTTTCAGTGAAAATGTGGAAAATACTCAACAATATACTTATACGGGACAACCACTGCAACCAGGCCAAACCTACGAGTTAGATATATTTCTTGGTGAAAGTCGAGCAACATTTGTGAAATTTCAGATTATGGAGAGTGAAGAACGCAACAGCATTACCGCAGCACTGAAGACGCTAGAGAATAAACTACAAGCAAAAAAAAGTCATCATGAGGCGATCGCTTTTGCTAAAGCTAACTACTTTACTAAATTGGGTCTGTGGTCAGATGTGTTACAGCAAGCATATTCAGTACAAAAACCCTCTCTTGAGTTAGATAGGATGCTCAAAAAAATTCCTCAGCAGTTATGTAAACAGCCAAAATCAGATAGATTGTAG
- a CDS encoding tetratricopeptide repeat protein, protein MKLWKLAASILVFSTIIISPKANAQNLLKPQQLAPLQNSVSPNSKDVDTYFTQGFKKVELKDFRGAIADFNKILEIDPNNAYAYVGRGFSRFGLASYQGAKKDFDKALEITPDIAYAHFFRGFTLVMLEDKQGAIADLQKASTLFKEEGEDEFAQKADNAVKQIEAS, encoded by the coding sequence ATGAAACTTTGGAAATTAGCAGCAAGCATTCTGGTATTTAGCACAATCATTATTAGCCCCAAAGCCAACGCTCAAAATTTGTTAAAACCTCAGCAACTAGCACCATTACAGAACTCAGTAAGTCCCAATTCTAAAGATGTGGACACATACTTTACACAGGGTTTTAAAAAAGTAGAATTGAAAGATTTTCGAGGAGCGATCGCTGATTTTAACAAAATTCTCGAAATTGATCCTAATAATGCTTATGCCTATGTTGGGAGAGGATTTAGTAGATTTGGTTTAGCAAGCTATCAAGGAGCAAAAAAAGATTTCGATAAAGCCTTGGAAATTACTCCTGATATTGCTTATGCTCACTTTTTTAGAGGTTTTACCCTAGTGATGTTAGAAGATAAACAAGGAGCGATCGCTGATTTACAAAAAGCATCTACATTGTTTAAAGAAGAAGGAGAAGACGAATTTGCCCAAAAAGCGGATAATGCAGTTAAACAAATAGAAGCTAGTTAG
- a CDS encoding CHAT domain-containing protein, with product MKNFKISSISLIPQLASSWIMLLTTVSIPVNTVQANDLYLKPSTANIDTISNSANQTSIYKQLQKNLINQNKPEAALEISERSHNGEFWELLTSHKSKQIAVSLSSEQIKQVAKQQNATIVQYSIINDEFVIAGQKQTQESELLIWVIKPTGEIALRQVNLKPLWQKENTSLSDLVAESRLRMGAQHRNNKEIKVVPTEEHIYKKHLQKLHEILIQPIADLLPNQPDKHIIFIPQGDLFFVPFAALQDTKGQYLIEKHTIATAPSIQVLDLLYQRKQQNQGLVKDVLIVGNPIMPTKPLQPGENPPETFNLPGAEQEAKQIAGIFNTQALTGKAATETAIVQRMPQAKIIHLAASNVRSKEGEFSDVLALGTSEQDDGWLTSEEIINLNLKAELVVLSGNDTAIGKVTNDGVIGLSRSFLTAGATSVIGSLWCVSDMATAFLMTEFYQELSKNPDKAAALRQAMLITMKKYPNPMSWAGFTLIGNSQ from the coding sequence ATGAAAAACTTCAAAATCAGTTCCATTAGCTTAATTCCCCAACTAGCATCTAGTTGGATCATGCTTTTGACGACTGTTTCCATACCTGTTAACACCGTTCAAGCAAATGATCTATACCTAAAACCATCAACAGCAAATATAGATACAATATCTAATTCTGCTAACCAAACATCAATATATAAGCAATTACAAAAAAACCTCATTAATCAGAATAAACCAGAAGCTGCATTAGAAATTTCTGAACGTAGTCATAATGGTGAATTTTGGGAATTATTAACCTCACATAAATCAAAGCAAATAGCCGTCTCTCTATCTTCAGAGCAAATTAAACAAGTTGCTAAACAACAAAATGCCACAATTGTGCAATATTCAATTATTAATGATGAATTTGTCATTGCAGGTCAAAAACAAACCCAAGAATCAGAACTGCTGATTTGGGTAATTAAACCCACAGGTGAAATTGCACTTCGTCAAGTGAATCTAAAACCTTTATGGCAAAAAGAAAATACATCTTTAAGTGATTTAGTCGCAGAAAGTCGCCTGAGAATGGGAGCGCAACATAGAAATAATAAAGAAATAAAAGTAGTTCCTACAGAAGAGCATATTTACAAAAAACATTTGCAGAAACTACATGAAATTTTAATTCAACCCATTGCTGATTTATTGCCAAATCAACCCGATAAACACATTATTTTCATTCCTCAAGGAGACTTATTTTTTGTTCCCTTTGCAGCATTGCAAGATACAAAAGGTCAATATTTAATTGAAAAACATACCATTGCCACTGCGCCCTCAATTCAAGTTTTAGATCTACTTTATCAACGAAAACAGCAAAATCAAGGATTAGTGAAAGATGTGTTAATCGTTGGTAATCCTATCATGCCTACTAAACCACTGCAACCAGGAGAAAATCCGCCAGAAACATTTAATCTTCCAGGTGCAGAACAAGAAGCAAAACAAATAGCTGGGATTTTTAACACTCAAGCACTAACAGGAAAAGCAGCCACAGAAACCGCAATTGTTCAACGAATGCCCCAAGCGAAAATAATTCATTTAGCTGCAAGCAATGTAAGAAGTAAAGAGGGAGAATTTAGCGATGTATTAGCTTTAGGAACTTCCGAACAAGATGATGGATGGCTGACATCTGAAGAAATTATCAACTTGAACCTAAAAGCGGAATTAGTGGTATTAAGTGGTAATGATACAGCTATAGGCAAAGTTACCAATGATGGTGTAATTGGTTTATCGCGGTCTTTTTTAACCGCAGGTGCTACTAGCGTGATTGGTTCTTTGTGGTGTGTCTCGGATATGGCAACAGCATTTTTGATGACTGAGTTTTATCAGGAATTAAGTAAAAATCCAGATAAAGCTGCTGCTTTGCGTCAGGCAATGCTAATAACTATGAAGAAATACCCAAATCCGATGAGTTGGGCAGGTTTTACTTTAATTGGCAATTCTCAATAA